One part of the Rutidosis leptorrhynchoides isolate AG116_Rl617_1_P2 chromosome 1, CSIRO_AGI_Rlap_v1, whole genome shotgun sequence genome encodes these proteins:
- the LOC139860991 gene encoding acyl carrier protein 1, chloroplastic-like, protein MASVTGSSTLIASLSVHKPNQALTRAANFNAVSLAVSGKSFPSLRLKSPRFRVSCAATPETVEKVCSIVRKQLALPDDSAVTGESKFASLGADSLDTVEIVMGLEEEFGISVEEESAQTITTVQDAADLIEKLIEKK, encoded by the exons ATGGCTTCCGTTACTGGATCTTCAACTCTTATCGCATCTCTTTCAGTCCATAAGCCCAATcag GCACTTACCAGGGCTGCTAATTTCAATGCTGTATCACTTGCTGTCAGTGGGAAATCATTCCCATCTCTTAGATTGAAATCACCACGCTTTCGCGTCTCTTGTGCG GCCACACCCGAGACTGTGGAAAAGGTCTGCAGCATTGTTAGGAAACAGTTGGCGTTACCTGATGACTCTGCTGTAACTGGAGAGTCCAAGTTTGCTTCACTCGGTGCCGATTCTCTTGACACG GTTGAGATTGTGATGGGACTTGAAGAAGAATTCGGAATCAGTGTGGAGGAAGAAAGTGCCCAGACCATTACCACCGTTCAGGATGCAGCTGATTTGATCGAGAAGCTTATTGAGAAGAAGTGA
- the LOC139860949 gene encoding superoxide dismutase [Cu-Zn]-like has protein sequence MVKGIAVLSSSEGVGGTIVFSQESEGAPTTVTGELSGLKPGPHGFHVHALGDTTNGCMSTGPHYNPHGKEHGAPDDEIRHAGDLGNVTVGEDGTAKFTIVDKQIPLIGAQSIIGRAVVVHADPDDLGKGGHELSKSTGNAGGRVACGIIGLQG, from the exons ATGGTGAAGGGAATTGCAGTTCTTAGCAGCAGTGAGGGTGTTGGTGGCACCATCGTTTTCAGTCAAGAATCAGAAG GTGCTCCCACCACTGTTACTGGAGAACTTTCTGGCCTCAAACCTGGACCTCATGGTTTCCATGTTCACGCACTTGGTGACACAACCAATGGATGCATGTCAACTG GCCCTCATTACAATCCTCATGGCAAGGAACATGGTGCTCCTGATGACGAGATTCGCCATGCTGGCGATCTTGGGAATGTAACAGTAGGCGAAGATG GTACTGCAAAGTTCACTATCGTTGATAAACAG ATCCCTCTTATTGGAGCTCAATCCATCATTGGAAGGGCTGTAGTTGTCCATGCTGATCCTGATGATCTTGGAAAGG GTGGCCATGAGCTCAGCAAAAGCACCGGAAATGCTGGTGGAAGAGTTGCATGTG GTATCATTGGACTGCAAGGTTGA